Proteins from a single region of Dictyostelium discoideum AX4 chromosome 5 chromosome, whole genome shotgun sequence:
- the pitA gene encoding hypothetical protein (phosphatidylinositol transfer protein 1) has translation MLIREFRVVLPLTVEEYRVGQLYSVAKTSSQETSNGEGVEVLVNEPYKEPEHEGQYTHKIYHLGSRLPGWIRALIPSSALKLEEKAWNAYPYCKTVLKSPFLGEKFTFIIESRHAQDNCKTENIHNLSEKELKERTVEVIDITKPIKDPKNYKETEDPTKIRSEKANRGPLEEEKWRESTEMPIMTCYKLVTVEFKYFGFQTKVENFMMGIEFDLFTKFHRQVYCWLDEWFGMSMDDVRAFELKTKEDLKKKLEEKDENKAAEK, from the exons atgttaatTAGAGAATTTCGTGTTGTTTTACCACTTACAGTTGAAGAATATCGTGTTGGTCAATTATATTCAGTAGCAAAAACCAGTTCACAAGAAACCTCAAATGGTGAAGGTGTTGAAGTTTTAGTTAATGAACCATACAAGGAACCAGAACATGAAGGTCAATACACTCATAAAATATATCATCTTGGTTCACGTCTTCCAGGTTGGATTAGAGCTCTCATTCCATCATCTGCTTTAAAATTAGAAGAAAAAGCTTGGAATGCTTATCCATATTGTAAAACCGTTTTAAAAAGTCCATTTTTAGGTGAAAAATTCACTTTTATCATTGAATCTCGTCATGCTCAAGATAATTGTAAAACTGAaaat ATTCATAACCTTtcagaaaaagaattaaaagaaagaaCAGTTGAAGTTATTGATATtacaaaaccaattaaagatccaaaaaattataaagagACTGAAGATCCAACAAAAATCAGATCAGAGAAAGCAAACCGTGGTCCATTAGAAGAGGAGAAATGGAGAGAAAGTACAGAAATGCCAATTATGACATGTTACAAATTAGTCACTGTcgaatttaaatattttggaTTCCAAACTAAAGTTGAAAACTTTATGATGGGTATTGAATTTGATCTCTTCACCAAATTCCATAGACAAGTCTATTGTTGGTTAGATGAATGGTTCGGAATGTCAATGGATGACGTTAGAGCTTTCGAATTAAAAACTAAAGAAGAtcttaaaaagaaattagaagaaaaagatgaaaataaagccgccgaaaaataa
- the elp3 gene encoding GCN5-related N-acetyltransferase codes for MSLMNDPRPVSKKAGAKPVYGKNTPQFTKTVGEIVNALINAYKEGKKVNLLKIKTELAAKNSLSDQPKSVDIISAIPESYKNTLLPLLKAKPVRTASGIAVVAVMCKPHRCPHLAMTGNICVYCPGGPDSDFEYSTQSYTGYEPTSMRAIRARYNPFLQTRHRIDQLKRLGHNVEKVEFIIMGGTFMSLPSDYRDYFIRNLHDALSGHTSNNVAEAVKYSEQSNVKCVGITIETRPDHCLKLHLSNMLTYGCTRLEIGVQSVFEDIARDTNRGHTVRAVLESFQLAKDSGFKVVAHMMPDLPNMGMERDIYGFMEFFENPAFRADGLKIYPTLVIRGTGLYELWKTGTYKNYSPDSLVDLIAKVLALVPPWTRIYRIQRDIPMPLVTSGVEYGNLRELCLARMKDFGTKCRDVRTREVGIQEVHHKIKPDQVELIRRDYVANGGWETFLSFEDPKQDILIGLLRLRKCSETSFRPELKENCSIVRELHVYGSVVGIHNRDPTKFQHQGYGTLLMEEAERIAREEHGSIKLAVIAGVGTRHYYRKLGYELDGVYVSKYLG; via the exons atgtcattAATGAATGACCCAAGACCTGTTTCAAAAAAAGCAGGCGCTAAACCAGTTT atggtaAAAATACACCACAATTTACAAAAACTGTTGGTGAAATTGTAAATGCATTAATTAATGCTTATAAAGAAGGTAAAAAAgtgaatttattaaagattAAAACAGAATTAGCAGCAAAGAATTCATTATCAGATCAACCAAAATCTGTTGATATTATATCAGCAATTCCAGAATCATATAAAAAtacattattaccattattaaaagCAAAACCAGTTAGAACAGCATCAGGTATTGCAGTTGTTGCAGTTATGTGTAAACCACATCGTTGCCCACATTTAGCAATGACTGGTAATATTTGTGTATATTGTCCAG gtGGACCAGATTCAGATTTTGAATATTCAACACAATCATATACAGGTTATGAACCAACATCAATGAGAGCAATTAGAGCACGTTATAATCCATTTTTACAAACACGTCATCGtattgatcaattaaaacGTTTAGGACATAATGTTGAAAAGGTAGAATTCATTATTATGGGTGGCACATTTATGTCATTACCATCAGATTATAGGGATTATTTCATTCGTAATTTACATGATGCCTTATCGGGTCATACATCAAATAATGTTGCAGAAGCAGTTAAATATTCAGAGCAAAGTAATGTTAAATGTGTTGGTATTACAATTGAAACACGTCCAGATCATTGTTTAAAACTTCATCTTAGTAATATGTTAACCTATGGTTGTACACGTTTGGAGATTGGTGTACAAAGTGTTTTCGAAGATATTGCACGTGATACAAATCGTGGTCATACAGTGCGTGCCGTATTGGAGTCATTTCAATTGGCAAAGGATAGTGGTTTCAAAGTGGTTGCACATATGATGCCAGATTTACCAAATATGGGTATGGAGAGAGATATCTATGGTTTTATGGAGTTTTTTGAGAATCCAGCATTTAGAGCTGACGGTTTGAAAATCTATCCAACTTTGGTAATTCGTGGTACAGGTCTTTATGAACTTTGGAAAACTGGAAcctataaaaattattcacCCGATTCTTTGGTGGATTTAATCGCAAAGGTATTGGCTTTGGTACCACCTTGGACTCGTATCTATCGTATTCAAAGAGATATTCCAATGCCATTGGTTACAAGTGGTGTCGAGTATGGTAATTTACGTGAACTTTGTCTTGCTCGTATGAAAGATTTTGGTACAAAATGTAGAGATGTTCGTACTCGTGAAGTTGGTATTCAAGAGGTACAtcataaaattaaaccaGATCAAGTCGAATTAATTCGTCGTGATTACGTTGCCAATGGTGGTTGGGAAACATTTTTAAGTTTTGAAGATCCAAAACAAGATATTCTCATTGGTTTACTTCGTCTTAGAAAATGTTCAGAAACTTCTTTTAGACCAGAGTTAAAGGAAAATTGTTCAATCGTTAGAGAATTACACGTTTATGGTAGTGTAGTTGGTATTCATAATCGTGATCCAACTAAATTTCAACATCAAGGTTATGGTACTTTATTAATGGAAGAAGCTGAAAGAATTGCAAGAGAAGAACatggttcaattaaattgGCAGTTATCGCTGGTGTTGGTACTCGTCATTATTATAGAAAATTAGGTTATGAATTAGATGGTGTTTACGTTTCAAAATATCTTggttaa
- the vps2A gene encoding SNF7 family protein, translating into MSFFGGNKKTPEQELKDSKRELSKGQREMDRELNRLKIVEQEYIGKIKQLAKAGRNDEAKRMANDLVKLRGQMERMRATKTTLSAVSTKTTTIKANQTMANAMASATKAMSTMNKQTDLVQLQKTMMEYEKQTQRVEMTEEMMQDMFEDDEVDEEADDILSKVVDEVCLDNYQKMPSVAQKDLPYSSKTSTFKTEDEELNKLLQSL; encoded by the exons atgagTTTTTTTGGCGGTAATAAAAAGACTCCAGAAC aggagTTAAAAGATAGTAAAAGAGAATTATCAAAAGGACAAAGAGAAATGGATAGAGAATTAAATAGATTAAAAATAGTTGAACAAGAATATATaggtaaaattaaacaattagcAAAAGCAGGTAGAAATGATGAAGCAAAAAGGATGGCAAATGATTTAGTAAAGTTAAGAGGTCAAATGGAGAGAATGAGAGCAACTAAAACTACATTATCGGCAGTATCGACTAAAACCACAACAATTAAAGCAAATCAAACAATGGCAAATGCAATGGCATCTGCCACTAAAGCAATGTCAACAATGAATAAACAAACCGATTTAGTACAATTACAAAAGACAATGATGGAATATGAAAAACAAACACAACGTGTTGAAATGACCGAAGAAATGATGCAAGATATgtttgaagatgatgaagtaGATGAAGAAGCAGATGATATCCTCTCAAAGGTTGTTGATGAAGTTTGTTTAgataattatcaaaaaatgcCTTCTGTAGCTCAAAAAGATTTACCTTATTCTTCTAAAACTTCAACATTTAAAactgaagatgaagaattaaataaacttttacaaagtttataa
- the rpl22a gene encoding S60 ribosomal protein L22, producing MPNVQKTVVKKSHKFVIDCTAPAGKIVDVAAFEKYLHDRIKVDNKVSNLGSNVVISKDKSKIIINTTIPFSKRYLKYLTKKFLKFKQIRDFLRVVATTKNTYELRYFNIGDSESQE from the exons ATGCCAAACGTCCAA aaaACCGTCGTAAAGAAATCTCATAAATTCGTCATTGATTGTACCGCTCCAGCTGGTAAAATCGTTGATGTTGCTGCTTTCGAAAAGTACTTACACGACAGAATCAAAGTTGACAACAAAGTTAGTAACCTCGGTTCAAATGTTGTTATCTCAAAAGATAAATCAAagatcatcatcaacaccacCATCCCATTCTCAAAGAGATACCTCAAATATTTAACAAAGAAATTCTTAAAATTCAAACAAATCAGAGATTTCTTACGTGTTGTTGCCACCACCAAAAATACATACGAACTCAGATACTTCAACATTGGTGATTCTGAATCACaagaataa
- a CDS encoding C2H2-type zinc finger-containing protein, which yields MGKKKRSTQEKPYCWYCERVFEDEKILIQHQKAKHFKCNHCNRKLASASGMVVHVQTVHKEILTKVPNAKPGRDSPEYEIYGMEGIPDEEEDDNNNNNNNNNNKKARFDNNNNNMNNMNNMNNQQYQQQQQQYGGHMNQNSGYNGYNSGYGGGGGGGLIINHLYYVCHHNIFNHITNHTTNHIINHHIMAHHHKCIIKCLQIVVVGHQIPTMVGHQIILMVVVV from the coding sequence atgggtaaaaagaaaagatcAACACAAGAAAAACCCTATTGTTGGTATTGTGAGAGAGtatttgaagatgaaaagattttaattcaaCATCAAAAAGCAAAACATTTTAAATGTAATCATTGTAATAGAAAATTAGCAAGTGCAAGTGGTATGGTAGTTCATGTTCAAACTGTAcataaagaaattttaactAAAGTACCAAATGCAAAACCTGGTAGAGATTCACCAGAATATGAAATTTATGGTATGGAAGGTATAcctgatgaagaagaagatgataataataataacaataacaataataacaataaaaaagctagatttgataataataataacaatatgaataatatgaataatatgaataatcaacaatatcaacaacaacaacagcaatatGGTGGTCATATGAATCAGAATAGTGGATATAATGGATATAATAGTGGATATGGGGGaggaggtggtggtggtttaaTAATCAACCACCTCTACTATGTATGCCACCACAACATTTTCAACCACATCACCAACCACACCACCAACCACATCATCAACCACCATATCATGGCCCACCATCACAAATGTATCATAAAATGCCTCCAAATAGTGGTGGTTGGCCACCAAATACCAACAATGGTTGGCCACCAAATCAttttaatggtggtggtggtgaa